In one window of Erythrolamprus reginae isolate rEryReg1 chromosome 1, rEryReg1.hap1, whole genome shotgun sequence DNA:
- the LOC139157239 gene encoding acetyl-CoA acetyltransferase, cytosolic-like: MDRGDEAVVFVAAARTPVGSFNGALSTLHAHELASVVIKELLGRTKIDPKEVSEVILGQVLVAGAGQNPARQASVGAGIPYVIPAWSCQMVCGSGLKAVCLGAQSIMTGDSSIVVAGGMENMSKAPHVIHLRGGVKMGEASLQDTVIVDGLTDAFYGYHMGITAENVAKQWKVTRNEQDQQAVMSQNKAENAQKGGYFDKEIVPVVVPSRRGPTEVKADEHPRHGCNLETVAKLKPCFVTDGTGTVTAANASGINDGAAAVILMKKSDAVKRNLIPLARIVSWAQVGTDPSVMGIAPITAIRKAVEKAGWTLDQVDLYEINEAFAALGVTITKELKLQPEKVNIEGGAVALGHPLGASGCRILVTLLHSLERTGGKRGVAALCIGGGMGIAMCIER; this comes from the exons ATGGATCGCGGAGACGAGGCCGTCGTTTTCGTGGCCGCTGCAAGGACCCCGGTCG GATCTTTCAATGGTGCCTTGTCAACCCTGCATGCCCATGAATTGGCTTCAGTAGTCATTAAAGAATtgttggggaggacaaaaatcgATCCTAAAGAAGTATCTGAAGTTATACTTGGACAAGTATTGGTTGCAG GTGCTGGCCAGAATCCTGCTCGACAGGCCAGTGTCGGGGCAGGGATTCCATACGTGATACCAGCTTGGAGTTGTCAAATGGTATGCGGATCAGGCCTGAAAGCCGTATGTCTCGGGGCTCAGTCTATTATGACAGGAGATTCCAGTATAGTGGTGGCTGGTGGTATGGAAAACATGAGCAAG gcTCCTCATGTCATTCATCTGCGGGGTGGGGTGAAGATGGGGGAAGCCTCTTTGCAAGACACTGTCATCGTAGATGGTTTGACAGATGCCTTCTACGGTTATCACATGGGTATTACAG CTGAAAATGTGGCCAAACAATGGAAGGTTACACGAAATGAACAAGACCAACAGGCTGTAATGTCacagaacaaggctgaaaatgCTCAGAAGGGTGGATATTTTGATAAAGAGATTGTACCTGTTGTTGTACCTTCTAGAAGAG GCCCCACAGAAGTCAAAGCTGATGAACATCCTCGCCATGGGTGCAACCTAGAAACAGTGGCAAAGTTGAAACCTTGCTTCGTAACCGATGGGACAGGCACCGTGACTGCAGCAAATGCCTCAG GTATAAATGATGGTGCTGCTGCTGTCATTCTTATGAAAAAATCAGACGCAGTTAAAAGAAATCTCATTCCTTTGGCACGGATCGTGTCTTGGGCTCAAGTTGGCACTGATCCTTCAGTTATGGGAATAGCACCCATCACGGCAATAAGAAAAGCT GTGGAAAAAGCTGGTTGGACATTAGATCAAGTGGATCTGTATGAAATTAATGAAGCTTTTGCTGCCTTAGGTGTCACAATAACAAAAGAACTAAAACTACAGCCAGAAAAA gTTAACATTGAAGGTGGGGCTGTTGCTCTTGGCCACCCTCTTGGAGCATCTGGTTGTCGAATCCTAGTTACACTTCTGCACTCACTAGAGCGAACAGGTGGAAAACGAGGAGTAGCAGCTTTATGTATTGGAGGAGGAATGGGCATAGCTATGTGTATAGAAAGATAA